Proteins from a genomic interval of Zingiber officinale cultivar Zhangliang chromosome 1B, Zo_v1.1, whole genome shotgun sequence:
- the LOC121976657 gene encoding uncharacterized protein LOC121976657 isoform X1 has product MLSMAKANNFGNLPKGALKDYLPKGIRRERDQMDSTTILFDICNTCVSVDVGDDGHGAQLGTQRQGSGWVSDEEREEIWQCKCMEDLHKSFRLFPIDGIENCSLQSSKSLVSLFIGI; this is encoded by the exons ATGTTGTCCATGGCAAAGGCAAATAacttcggcaatttaccaaagggcgcactTAAAGATTATTTACCAAAAGGCATACG GAGAGAGAGAGACCAAATGGATTCAACTACGATCCTGTTTGACATATGCAATACTTGTGTAAGTGTCGATGTTGGGGATGATGGACACGGTGCTCAGCTTGGGACTCAACGACAAGGTAGTGGTTGGGTTAGCGATGAAGAGCGGGAAGAG ATATGGCAATGCAAATGTATGGAAGATCTTCACAAATCTTTTCGATTATTTCCCATTGACGGCATTG AAAATTGCTCCCTGCAATCATCAAAAAGTTTGGTAAGTCTTTTCATTGGAATATGA
- the LOC121976657 gene encoding uncharacterized protein LOC121976657 isoform X2, whose protein sequence is MLSMAKANNFGNLPKGALKDYLPKGIRRERDQMDSTTILFDICNTCVSVDVGDDGHGAQLGTQRQGSGWVSDEEREEIWQCKCMEDLHKSFRLFPIDGIENCSLQSSKSLVIIF, encoded by the exons ATGTTGTCCATGGCAAAGGCAAATAacttcggcaatttaccaaagggcgcactTAAAGATTATTTACCAAAAGGCATACG GAGAGAGAGAGACCAAATGGATTCAACTACGATCCTGTTTGACATATGCAATACTTGTGTAAGTGTCGATGTTGGGGATGATGGACACGGTGCTCAGCTTGGGACTCAACGACAAGGTAGTGGTTGGGTTAGCGATGAAGAGCGGGAAGAG ATATGGCAATGCAAATGTATGGAAGATCTTCACAAATCTTTTCGATTATTTCCCATTGACGGCATTG AAAATTGCTCCCTGCAATCATCAAAAAGTTTG GTTATAATCTTCTAG